A genome region from Tolypothrix sp. PCC 7712 includes the following:
- a CDS encoding Mo-dependent nitrogenase C-terminal domain-containing protein: MIKTANQPIVFSAFISPLSEKDNPQFDLLQPLRQWLDNLEIQNRKVAKFIAKLIPAQCPFERDIMLFGRKIAHIPPMCKLNPLYDQFVGLRFRALCYLVDKCGEDIQSYC, encoded by the coding sequence ATGATTAAAACTGCAAACCAACCTATTGTTTTCTCCGCTTTTATTAGCCCTCTTAGCGAAAAAGACAATCCTCAATTTGATTTATTACAACCATTACGCCAATGGCTTGACAATCTCGAAATTCAAAATCGGAAAGTTGCAAAATTTATTGCCAAACTCATCCCTGCACAATGCCCCTTTGAGCGCGATATCATGCTGTTTGGACGCAAAATCGCCCATATTCCCCCAATGTGCAAGCTTAATCCCCTTTACGATCAATTTGTTGGCTTGCGTTTTCGCGCACTATGCTATTTAGTAGATAAATGTGGAGAGGATATCCAATCCTACTGCTGA
- a CDS encoding NUDIX hydrolase — MSKAGEIRVIALGLIRDGERIFVSEGYDPAKQSTFYRALGGGVDFGETSLIALQREFQEEIQAELTNIRYLGCIENLFIFNGRQGHEIIQLYQCDFADSKFYQLESLIFSESPNHKHRALWINIERFKSGELTLVPTEFFNYL, encoded by the coding sequence ATGAGCAAAGCAGGAGAAATTCGGGTAATAGCCTTGGGATTAATTCGTGATGGTGAACGCATCTTTGTTTCCGAAGGCTACGATCCCGCCAAGCAATCTACATTTTACCGAGCTTTAGGAGGTGGAGTAGATTTTGGCGAAACCAGCCTAATTGCCCTACAAAGGGAATTTCAAGAAGAAATTCAAGCAGAATTAACCAATATTCGCTATTTAGGCTGTATAGAGAACCTATTTATATTTAATGGCAGGCAAGGACACGAAATTATTCAACTTTATCAATGTGATTTTGCCGATTCTAAATTTTATCAATTAGAGAGCCTCATCTTTTCTGAGTCCCCAAACCATAAACATCGGGCACTTTGGATTAATATCGAGCGGTTCAAATCAGGCGAATTAACCCTGGTACCGACGGAATTTTTCAATTATTTATAA
- a CDS encoding DUF3531 family protein, with the protein MYIQFREVNPFDVWIWLRFSTIPSARERQYVEEVFNSWFYLGKLGAFNAENLQVQDTGLDISYMNYDEQGYDKSLLALMHNMGEFEYEGEWGRCWFDLGTSDAIALDILINALTQLSEEYVTIEELYIGGENEDWPIEENENNSYSMYDN; encoded by the coding sequence ATGTATATCCAGTTTCGTGAGGTTAATCCTTTTGATGTGTGGATTTGGCTGAGGTTCAGCACGATTCCTTCGGCGCGTGAAAGGCAATATGTAGAAGAGGTTTTTAATTCCTGGTTTTATTTAGGTAAATTGGGTGCTTTTAACGCCGAAAATCTTCAGGTGCAAGATACAGGACTGGATATTAGCTACATGAATTATGACGAGCAAGGTTATGACAAAAGCTTGCTGGCGCTGATGCATAATATGGGTGAGTTCGAGTATGAAGGGGAGTGGGGACGCTGCTGGTTTGATTTAGGAACCAGTGATGCGATCGCCTTAGATATCTTAATTAATGCTCTCACTCAGCTTAGTGAAGAATATGTCACTATTGAGGAATTATATATCGGTGGCGAAAACGAAGATTGGCCCATAGAGGAGAACGAAAACAACTCTTACTCTATGTACGATAATTAG
- a CDS encoding Sll0314/Alr1548 family TPR repeat-containing protein produces MTKWFSAPQAIVFARVTKIAQTTFAAAIAFNLGMNPTLAGDPFRPDKPHEIGDKTEAAFKAVFQKGNYQEAERYLNQAISSEPNEPLAYAMKASLAYANKDFTSLDTYSKKTLETGQKLIEKDPLRGNLYTAVGNFLEGATMITREGAGGAAQALSRLRQVYQYLDKAEAVSANDPEVNLIRGYMDLLLAVNLPFSNPDEAIQRLENNAAPKYLADRGIALGYRDLKNYSQALEYANRALKSTSENPELYYLKAQILHAQGKRDNNRELIKEAIANFDTALSKKSQLPASLVQQIESERNNANNRLKSFS; encoded by the coding sequence ATGACAAAATGGTTTTCTGCTCCTCAAGCAATTGTGTTTGCGAGAGTCACTAAGATTGCTCAGACAACTTTTGCTGCTGCGATCGCATTCAATTTGGGAATGAACCCAACGCTGGCTGGCGATCCTTTCCGTCCTGACAAACCTCATGAAATTGGGGATAAAACCGAAGCGGCTTTTAAAGCGGTTTTTCAAAAAGGCAACTATCAAGAAGCAGAACGTTACTTAAATCAAGCGATATCCAGCGAACCGAATGAACCTCTAGCCTATGCGATGAAGGCATCTCTAGCCTATGCCAACAAAGATTTCACTTCATTAGACACATACAGTAAAAAAACCCTCGAAACCGGACAAAAATTAATTGAGAAAGACCCACTGCGCGGTAATTTATACACAGCAGTAGGGAATTTCCTAGAGGGAGCAACGATGATCACCCGTGAAGGTGCAGGTGGTGCAGCACAAGCCTTAAGTCGCTTGCGGCAAGTTTACCAATATTTAGATAAAGCAGAAGCAGTTTCAGCCAACGATCCAGAAGTAAACCTCATTAGAGGCTATATGGATTTGCTACTCGCCGTAAACCTGCCTTTTTCTAACCCAGACGAAGCGATTCAACGGCTAGAAAACAATGCTGCTCCTAAATATTTAGCAGATCGGGGGATTGCCCTTGGCTACCGAGATTTAAAAAATTACTCTCAAGCCCTAGAGTACGCCAATCGTGCCTTAAAAAGCACATCTGAAAACCCAGAATTATATTATCTCAAAGCCCAAATCCTCCACGCCCAAGGTAAAAGAGACAACAACCGAGAATTAATTAAAGAAGCGATCGCCAACTTCGACACCGCCTTAAGCAAAAAATCCCAACTCCCAGCCAGCTTAGTCCAACAAATCGAATCCGAACGCAACAATGCGAATAATCGGTTGAAGAGTTTTAGTTAG
- a CDS encoding ABC transporter ATP-binding protein encodes MLYLRNLVYHPTASPTAILKGINLELAPQQLGLIIGPSGSGKSTLLEILSGLAEPTSGAVFWREQELISEQLQQLAGLVFQFPERHFCGGTILEELRLGHPELGSERVRQALSEVGLEHLSLSASPHALSGGQQRRLALAVQLIRQPNLLLLDEPTAGLDWSMRRQLVSLLAKLKKDWTLFVVTHDAGDMLAIADSCWTLNHGELKSVDPEVLKAKVQEPQPAV; translated from the coding sequence ATGCTCTATCTTAGAAATCTGGTTTATCACCCAACAGCCAGCCCCACAGCGATTCTCAAAGGAATTAACTTGGAATTAGCACCGCAACAGCTGGGTTTGATTATTGGCCCTAGCGGTTCTGGTAAAAGTACTTTATTGGAAATTTTATCTGGACTAGCTGAACCTACATCCGGCGCAGTGTTCTGGCGCGAACAAGAACTGATTTCCGAACAGCTACAACAATTAGCTGGGTTAGTATTTCAGTTCCCAGAACGGCACTTCTGCGGCGGTACAATTTTAGAAGAATTACGCTTAGGGCATCCAGAACTAGGGTCAGAGCGAGTTAGGCAAGCATTAAGCGAAGTAGGATTAGAGCATTTATCACTATCAGCATCACCCCATGCATTGAGTGGTGGACAACAGCGACGTTTAGCTTTGGCGGTACAGTTAATTCGCCAGCCAAATTTATTATTATTAGACGAACCAACAGCCGGGTTAGACTGGTCAATGCGTCGGCAGTTAGTCAGTTTATTGGCAAAGCTGAAGAAAGATTGGACATTGTTTGTCGTTACACACGACGCTGGAGATATGTTAGCGATCGCAGATTCCTGTTGGACACTCAACCACGGTGAACTCAAATCTGTCGATCCCGAGGTATTGAAAGCTAAAGTTCAAGAACCCCAGCCGGCGGTGTGA
- the rsmG gene encoding 16S rRNA (guanine(527)-N(7))-methyltransferase RsmG: protein MTNILPEMAEIWQKTLNWQPNTQQQLQFQQLYELILEGNSQFNLTRITEPEEFWEKHLWDSLRGIAPQQQFIDSLAAGASVIDIGTGAGFPGIPIAIASANCKITLLDSTRKKVTFIEKILTTLGLSNIKTLVGRVEEIGQQRQHRQSYDVATIRAVGSASVCAEYALPLLKVGGLAVIYRGNWTEEETTDLQNAVAQLGGIIAAIEQFTTPLSDSIRHCLYLRKVAATPANFPRAVGIPTQKPL from the coding sequence ATGACTAACATATTGCCTGAAATGGCAGAAATCTGGCAAAAAACTCTCAATTGGCAACCAAATACTCAACAGCAGTTACAATTCCAGCAGCTTTATGAATTAATTCTGGAAGGGAACAGTCAGTTTAATTTAACTCGCATTACTGAACCTGAAGAATTTTGGGAGAAGCATCTTTGGGATTCGCTGCGGGGAATTGCGCCACAGCAGCAATTTATTGATTCTCTAGCAGCGGGTGCATCTGTGATTGATATTGGTACGGGTGCTGGTTTTCCAGGGATTCCTATCGCGATCGCATCTGCTAATTGTAAAATTACGCTGCTCGATTCAACTCGCAAAAAAGTTACTTTTATTGAAAAAATCTTGACTACACTGGGTTTGAGTAATATCAAAACTCTTGTCGGTAGAGTTGAAGAAATCGGCCAGCAACGCCAGCATCGACAAAGTTATGATGTGGCGACAATCCGCGCTGTTGGATCTGCTTCTGTCTGTGCAGAATATGCCCTACCATTACTGAAGGTTGGAGGTTTAGCAGTTATTTACCGAGGGAATTGGACTGAAGAAGAAACAACAGATCTGCAAAATGCTGTTGCTCAGTTAGGTGGGATAATTGCAGCGATAGAACAATTTACTACTCCTCTGAGTGACAGTATTCGTCACTGTTTATACCTGCGTAAGGTAGCAGCTACGCCAGCTAACTTTCCCCGTGCTGTGGGTATACCAACTCAAAAACCGCTTTAG
- a CDS encoding ATP-binding sensor histidine kinase, with protein MVSTLVSIPGYRIIEELYNGSRTIVYRAVRETDSVPVVIKLLKNPYPSFSELLLFRNQYTIGKNLNSPLIIQTYSLDAINNGYMLVMEDFGGISLKDYFTKNQSLPSLAEFLAIAIALCDTLNLLYHERIIHKDIKPSNILINPETKQIKLIDFSIASLLPRETQTLIKTNVLEGTLAYISPEQTGRMNRVIDYRTDFYSLGVNLYELLTGELPFASSDPMELVHCHIAKTAPLVHKINPQIPSILSAIVSKLMAKNAEDRYQSALGLKYDLENCLSQLQETGEIEDFAIATRDVCDRFIIPDKLYGRDTEVQTLLLAFERVSQGTTEMMLVAGFSGIGKTAVVNEVHKPIVRQRGYFIKGKYDQFNRNIPLSAFVQAFRDLMGQLLTESEAKIQQWKHKILEAVGDNGQVIIEVIPELARIIGEQPPAVELSGTEAENRFNLLFQKFTQVFTSVEHPLVMFLDDLQWADSASLKLMQLLITDTSHLLLIAAYRDNEVPPGHPLMLTLSDIQKKQAKINTITLAALTQKKVNQLVADTLKCAEELAEHLSELIYQKTKGNPFFATQFLKALHEDGLIQFNFELGCWQCDIAQVKTQAVTDDVVAFMSLQLQKLPLSTQSVLQLAACIGNSFDLNTLAIVSQQSQIETASALWKALQEGLILPVNDVYKFYVGQATQSQTLENQETVTYKFLHDRVQQAAYSLIADEEKQSTHLQIGQLLLQNSPPSEREERLFDIVNHLNFGIALVTTLPEREHLAELNLAAGRKAKTANAHSAAINYLGIGIELLPATAWESHYPLTLALYEEIAEASYVKTDFEQMEQWASVVLQQAHTLLDTIKVQQARILGAKAQGQFLYAVEIGLQVLRSLGIEFPEQPNEADIGQAFALTRSLWADKSPLELLDLPTMSNPHLLAAMELLTVLVPAAYMGSPNFMPLMIGKQIELSIQSGNCPSSIFSYVDYGLVLCGIVGDIDNGYLFGELALSLLERIQLSRFKSRSWYVVYHFIKHWKTPLAEILLPLQEAYSSGLETGEVETACFNAAAYCYYSYHTGQELTELAQKMNTYLHTIHQYKQTGTGYWLEIYQQTVFNLLGRAEVPYHLIGTIFDLHKSLPELQATNQRSALLMAHLNQMFLYYLFGKEAEAIESSAQAAQYIDGGVAMFVIPLYSFYDALIQLTQYAAASTKERQTILLRVQQHQDKLQHWATLAACNHRHRWELVAAEHYRVLGNKIEAIECYDRAIFLAKENKFIQDEALANELAAKFYLDWSREKFALLYMQEAYYCYSHWGAKAKVEDLEKRYPQLLKTIIEQRQINLNPWETITSVTLPVKFVSDQSDKTGTSIADVLDFNSILKAAQTISSKIELDELITNLTQIILQNSGADKSALILNQDDVLQIRAITSINEQINSLQTTIATQLLDDCRDVPVKMINYVKNTQQTIVIDNCQTDFPGLIAEYMLTYQPQSVLCTPIINQGNLVGILYLESRAAAGVFTKERLQVIQILSAQAAIALENARLYQQMQEAMEKALLNQISIDQTNVSVWWIEPDGRIFYVNDATCKGLGYRKEEMISKYIFDFDPVFPKESWPEHWQDICQQGSFTIESYHRHKSGNIYPVEVTVNYVKFKDKEYNFVFTKDISERKQAEAEILQKSQELTKALQNLQQANLQIVQSEKMSALGNLVAGVAHEMNNPLGFIYATLQQTKPALTDIVQHLQLYQETLPNPSDKIRNHAQEIDLDYSLEDLPQMLDAMVMACDRLKNISTSLRTFSRADKDYKVLFNIHEGIDSTILILKHRLKANEQRPAIKVLTEYGDLPQVECFPGQLNQVFMNILANAIDALDESNHGRSFEDIKVNSNSITITTSIVDKYVKISIADNGKGMSEEVKHKIFDHLFTTKAVGKGTGLGLAIAKKIVEETHGGKLSCQSTLSKGTAFIIEIPV; from the coding sequence ATGGTTAGCACTCTTGTCAGTATTCCCGGATATCGCATTATTGAAGAACTCTACAATGGTTCGAGAACAATAGTTTATCGCGCAGTTCGAGAAACTGACTCAGTACCAGTAGTCATTAAACTGCTGAAAAATCCCTATCCCAGCTTTAGCGAACTCTTATTATTTCGCAATCAATACACCATTGGTAAAAATCTCAACTCACCCCTGATTATTCAAACCTATAGCCTTGACGCAATCAATAATGGCTATATGTTAGTCATGGAAGACTTTGGCGGAATTTCTCTCAAGGATTATTTTACTAAAAATCAGAGTCTCCCATCTTTAGCGGAATTTTTAGCGATTGCGATCGCACTCTGCGACACCCTCAACTTACTCTATCATGAGCGCATTATTCATAAAGATATTAAACCCAGCAATATCTTAATCAATCCCGAAACCAAACAAATTAAATTAATTGACTTTAGTATTGCTTCTCTTCTACCCAGAGAAACCCAAACCCTCATTAAAACTAATGTCTTAGAAGGAACATTAGCTTACATTTCTCCAGAACAAACAGGGAGAATGAACCGAGTAATTGATTACCGAACAGACTTCTATTCACTGGGTGTAAATCTTTATGAATTACTCACAGGGGAGTTACCCTTTGCATCTAGTGACCCGATGGAATTAGTGCATTGTCATATCGCCAAAACAGCACCATTAGTACATAAAATTAACCCACAAATTCCTTCTATACTGTCAGCAATTGTCAGCAAATTGATGGCGAAAAATGCTGAAGATAGATATCAAAGTGCATTGGGATTAAAATATGATTTAGAAAATTGTTTATCGCAACTCCAAGAAACTGGTGAGATAGAGGACTTTGCAATTGCTACTAGGGATGTGTGCGATCGCTTCATCATTCCTGATAAACTCTATGGACGAGACACGGAAGTACAAACCTTACTGCTAGCCTTTGAGCGTGTCAGTCAAGGCACAACAGAAATGATGCTGGTGGCTGGTTTTTCGGGAATTGGAAAAACAGCCGTTGTTAATGAAGTGCATAAACCAATTGTTAGACAACGCGGTTATTTTATTAAAGGTAAATACGACCAATTTAATCGCAATATTCCTTTAAGTGCATTTGTGCAAGCATTCCGCGATTTAATGGGGCAATTATTAACCGAAAGTGAAGCTAAAATTCAGCAATGGAAACACAAAATATTAGAGGCTGTGGGTGACAATGGTCAAGTAATCATTGAAGTTATACCCGAACTAGCTAGAATTATTGGCGAACAACCCCCAGCAGTAGAATTATCAGGAACAGAGGCCGAAAATCGCTTTAACTTATTATTTCAAAAATTTACCCAAGTATTTACCAGTGTTGAACATCCCTTAGTGATGTTTTTAGATGATTTGCAATGGGCAGATTCAGCATCACTGAAGTTAATGCAGTTATTAATAACTGATACCAGTCATCTATTATTAATTGCTGCATACCGAGATAACGAAGTCCCACCAGGACATCCATTAATGTTGACTTTGAGTGATATTCAAAAAAAACAGGCCAAGATTAATACAATTACTTTAGCAGCACTAACTCAAAAAAAAGTAAATCAGTTAGTGGCTGATACACTCAAGTGTGCAGAAGAACTAGCAGAACATCTTTCAGAATTAATCTATCAAAAGACTAAAGGAAATCCATTTTTTGCCACACAGTTTCTCAAAGCATTACATGAAGATGGATTAATTCAATTTAACTTTGAGTTAGGCTGTTGGCAATGTGATATTGCCCAGGTAAAAACTCAAGCAGTGACAGATGATGTGGTTGCTTTTATGAGTTTGCAACTACAAAAACTACCTTTATCAACTCAATCTGTATTGCAGTTAGCCGCTTGTATTGGCAACTCCTTTGATTTAAATACTTTAGCCATTGTTTCACAACAATCTCAAATTGAAACAGCATCTGCTTTGTGGAAAGCATTACAAGAAGGTTTGATTTTACCTGTGAATGATGTTTATAAGTTTTATGTCGGACAAGCAACCCAATCACAGACATTAGAAAATCAAGAAACTGTCACCTACAAATTTTTACATGACCGCGTACAACAAGCAGCTTATTCACTAATTGCTGATGAGGAAAAACAAAGCACTCACCTGCAAATAGGTCAACTATTATTACAAAATTCTCCCCCCAGCGAAAGGGAAGAACGATTATTTGATATTGTCAATCATTTAAATTTCGGTATTGCTCTAGTTACCACACTTCCAGAGCGAGAACATTTAGCTGAATTAAATCTTGCGGCGGGACGCAAAGCTAAAACAGCCAACGCCCATAGTGCAGCCATTAACTATTTAGGTATAGGGATAGAACTGTTACCTGCAACTGCTTGGGAAAGTCATTATCCCCTGACTCTGGCACTGTATGAAGAAATTGCGGAAGCCAGCTATGTCAAAACCGATTTTGAGCAGATGGAACAGTGGGCTAGTGTGGTATTGCAACAAGCTCATACGTTGCTGGATACGATCAAAGTCCAACAAGCTAGGATTTTAGGTGCTAAAGCTCAGGGGCAATTCTTATATGCCGTTGAGATTGGATTACAGGTGTTACGCTCTTTGGGAATTGAATTTCCCGAACAACCCAATGAGGCAGATATTGGACAGGCTTTTGCTCTAACGCGATCGCTCTGGGCAGATAAATCACCTCTAGAATTGCTCGATCTACCAACTATGAGCAATCCACATCTGTTAGCGGCGATGGAGCTTTTGACAGTTCTTGTCCCTGCTGCTTATATGGGTTCTCCTAACTTCATGCCATTAATGATTGGTAAGCAAATCGAATTATCTATCCAGTCTGGTAATTGCCCTAGTTCTATATTTTCTTATGTCGATTATGGCTTAGTGCTGTGTGGTATTGTTGGCGATATTGACAACGGTTATTTATTTGGTGAGTTAGCTTTGAGCCTCTTAGAGCGAATTCAACTGAGTCGCTTTAAATCGAGAAGTTGGTATGTGGTTTATCACTTCATCAAACATTGGAAAACTCCCTTAGCTGAAATTTTACTGCCATTGCAAGAAGCTTATAGCAGTGGGTTAGAAACTGGAGAGGTAGAAACGGCTTGTTTTAATGCAGCAGCATATTGTTATTACAGCTATCACACAGGGCAGGAATTAACCGAACTTGCCCAGAAGATGAATACCTATCTTCATACTATTCATCAATACAAGCAAACAGGAACAGGCTATTGGCTAGAAATTTATCAACAAACTGTATTCAATTTATTGGGACGCGCAGAAGTACCATATCACCTGATTGGGACAATATTTGATTTGCACAAATCTCTTCCCGAACTGCAAGCGACTAATCAACGCAGTGCTTTGCTGATGGCGCACCTCAACCAAATGTTTCTCTATTATTTGTTTGGGAAGGAAGCGGAAGCTATTGAGTCATCTGCCCAAGCTGCCCAATACATAGACGGTGGGGTAGCAATGTTTGTCATTCCCCTTTACTCTTTTTATGATGCGCTGATTCAATTAACCCAGTATGCAGCAGCATCCACAAAAGAGCGTCAGACAATCTTGCTACGAGTACAACAACATCAAGACAAATTACAACATTGGGCAACTTTGGCTGCTTGTAATCATCGCCATCGCTGGGAATTAGTTGCAGCCGAACATTACCGGGTATTAGGTAACAAAATTGAGGCGATTGAATGTTACGATCGCGCTATTTTCTTAGCCAAAGAAAACAAATTTATTCAGGATGAAGCTTTAGCTAACGAACTGGCTGCCAAATTTTATCTCGATTGGAGTAGAGAAAAATTTGCCCTTTTGTATATGCAGGAAGCTTATTATTGTTATAGTCATTGGGGAGCAAAAGCGAAAGTAGAGGATTTAGAAAAACGTTATCCCCAGCTACTCAAAACGATCATCGAACAAAGACAGATTAACCTTAATCCTTGGGAAACTATTACCTCTGTTACCCTTCCTGTAAAATTTGTATCTGATCAAAGTGACAAAACTGGTACTAGTATTGCCGATGTCCTAGATTTTAACAGTATACTCAAAGCAGCTCAAACTATTTCTAGCAAAATCGAATTAGATGAGTTAATTACTAACCTCACCCAAATTATTCTCCAAAATTCTGGGGCTGATAAGTCTGCATTAATTCTCAATCAGGATGATGTTTTACAAATTCGTGCCATTACCTCAATTAATGAGCAAATAAATTCTCTACAAACAACAATTGCCACACAATTACTTGATGATTGTCGAGATGTCCCTGTCAAGATGATTAATTATGTCAAAAATACTCAACAAACAATCGTTATAGATAATTGCCAAACAGATTTCCCTGGGCTAATTGCAGAATATATGCTCACATATCAACCCCAGAGTGTCTTATGTACACCCATTATTAATCAAGGTAATTTGGTAGGCATACTCTATCTTGAAAGTCGTGCAGCAGCAGGAGTATTTACTAAAGAACGTTTACAAGTTATTCAGATACTTTCTGCTCAAGCAGCCATAGCATTAGAAAATGCTCGGCTTTACCAACAAATGCAAGAAGCGATGGAAAAAGCATTACTCAATCAAATTTCAATTGATCAAACAAATGTTTCTGTCTGGTGGATTGAGCCAGATGGTCGGATTTTTTATGTAAATGATGCTACTTGCAAAGGTTTGGGATATCGTAAAGAAGAGATGATTAGTAAATACATTTTTGACTTCGATCCTGTTTTTCCGAAAGAATCATGGCCGGAGCATTGGCAAGATATTTGTCAACAAGGTTCGTTTACTATTGAAAGCTACCATCGCCATAAATCTGGCAATATTTATCCTGTTGAAGTCACTGTTAACTATGTAAAATTTAAAGACAAGGAATACAATTTTGTGTTTACTAAAGATATTAGTGAACGCAAGCAAGCCGAAGCTGAAATTCTCCAAAAGTCACAAGAATTAACTAAAGCTTTGCAGAATTTACAACAAGCAAATTTACAAATTGTCCAAAGTGAAAAAATGTCTGCATTGGGTAATCTTGTTGCGGGGGTTGCTCATGAAATGAATAATCCTCTGGGTTTTATTTATGCCACACTACAACAAACTAAACCTGCGTTGACAGATATTGTCCAACATCTGCAACTATATCAAGAAACTCTACCAAATCCCAGTGATAAAATTAGAAACCATGCTCAGGAAATTGATTTAGATTATAGCTTAGAAGATTTACCTCAGATGCTTGATGCAATGGTCATGGCTTGCGATCGCCTAAAAAATATCAGCACCAGTCTTCGTACTTTCTCAAGGGCAGATAAAGATTACAAAGTCCTGTTTAATATTCATGAAGGCATCGACAGTACAATTTTAATTCTCAAACATCGTCTCAAAGCTAATGAACAACGTCCAGCGATAAAAGTCTTGACTGAGTATGGTGATTTACCCCAAGTTGAATGTTTTCCTGGGCAATTAAATCAGGTATTTATGAATATTCTTGCCAATGCCATTGATGCTTTAGATGAATCGAATCACGGACGGAGTTTTGAGGACATTAAAGTTAATTCTAACTCCATTACAATTACCACATCAATAGTAGATAAATACGTCAAAATTTCAATTGCAGATAATGGTAAGGGGATGAGCGAAGAAGTAAAACACAAAATCTTTGACCATTTATTTACTACTAAAGCTGTCGGTAAAGGTACAGGCTTAGGGCTGGCTATAGCTAAAAAAATTGTCGAAGAAACCCACGGTGGGAAGTTGTCTTGCCAATCTACCCTCAGTAAAGGTACTGCATTTATTATTGAAATCCCTGTGTAA